One segment of Shewanella piezotolerans WP3 DNA contains the following:
- a CDS encoding TonB-dependent receptor, with product MEYRAFKKNLVVAAILCSPIFSTAYAAVEPTESIERITVYGEKVERSLKDTTSSVSVIDKETLDSGQYQSVSSALSEVPNVVVTTGAVPDIRGVTGNGSATGFNSFTGGAKARVSTLVDGVAEPFVADLTGDTGLWDIEQIEVFRGPQSTINGRNSIGGAVFIKTADPTFDWQAAARLGYRDQDSFIDSAVMLSGPILDDQLAFRITGQNVNGNTYNKGLVYETNPKTFDQNELITNRWRGKLLWQPAGLEDLSVLYSFSYNDEQGDSGRNYFTGDDPWAYKPLFQRYITTKSTTHSVTFDYQLTDGQSLDLQFSFMDYDWGFESYEPLPAAQSTVDMNDKSYNVDGKYSFGLNDRNLNGFIGLAYYKRTQDFGSVGGFSYGGDDSSTSSSVYGEMTFAMAEKWWLTLGGRVMRDEQTRNFAMQFRGSAIDEQLDEAKTVALPKLVVQYAVTDSTTLALSGRRGYNAGGGAMALTSAGGDYYYYDDESVDTYEMSSRSRFDGGNVNLNANLFYNDYDGYQASNSLRRITNIDKAVTYGLELEFTSMLGENWQLFSGLGLLKSEIKAADPSYGDIVGNELNAAPNVTANLGIKYWLSDELTFGLSGNYVDEYFADIANTEERVAGDYILSRFNVDYQNDNWRISAFVNNLFDEQALTVNEPPGRGYEHGYAAVVDPRNVGVSVAYTF from the coding sequence ATGGAATACAGGGCGTTTAAGAAAAATCTCGTTGTGGCGGCAATATTATGTAGTCCTATATTTTCGACGGCTTATGCTGCTGTTGAACCAACAGAATCGATAGAAAGGATTACTGTATATGGTGAAAAAGTTGAGCGTAGCCTTAAAGACACGACCTCATCAGTCTCTGTTATCGATAAAGAGACGCTAGACAGTGGCCAATACCAATCGGTATCCAGTGCTTTATCTGAAGTGCCAAACGTTGTTGTAACAACAGGAGCGGTACCGGATATTCGAGGGGTTACTGGTAATGGCTCTGCTACTGGGTTTAACTCTTTCACTGGCGGTGCTAAGGCGCGTGTTTCGACCCTTGTCGATGGTGTTGCAGAGCCTTTTGTCGCTGACTTAACAGGTGATACAGGCCTTTGGGACATAGAGCAAATAGAAGTTTTCCGAGGACCACAGTCAACAATTAATGGCCGTAACAGTATTGGCGGCGCAGTATTCATCAAAACGGCAGATCCAACCTTTGATTGGCAAGCTGCTGCACGTTTGGGTTATCGAGATCAAGACAGCTTTATTGATAGCGCAGTGATGCTATCTGGTCCAATTTTAGACGATCAGCTTGCCTTTAGGATCACGGGCCAAAATGTAAATGGCAACACTTACAATAAGGGCTTAGTGTATGAAACTAATCCTAAAACCTTTGATCAAAATGAACTCATTACCAATCGATGGCGCGGTAAATTACTCTGGCAACCTGCAGGCTTAGAAGACTTATCAGTACTGTACAGTTTTTCATATAACGACGAGCAAGGTGATTCAGGGCGTAATTACTTCACTGGTGATGACCCTTGGGCATATAAGCCGCTGTTTCAACGCTATATTACTACCAAGTCAACCACACATTCAGTGACATTTGATTACCAGCTTACTGATGGTCAGTCACTCGATTTACAATTCTCCTTCATGGATTATGATTGGGGATTTGAATCTTATGAGCCTTTGCCTGCAGCTCAGAGTACAGTTGACATGAATGACAAAAGTTACAACGTCGATGGTAAATATAGCTTTGGGCTTAATGACCGAAATCTAAATGGTTTTATTGGTTTAGCTTACTATAAGCGCACTCAAGACTTTGGCAGTGTGGGGGGATTCTCTTATGGTGGAGATGACAGCAGTACCTCCTCTTCTGTTTATGGAGAGATGACCTTTGCAATGGCTGAAAAGTGGTGGCTGACTCTTGGTGGACGAGTCATGCGCGATGAGCAAACACGAAACTTTGCCATGCAATTTAGAGGTTCGGCAATTGATGAGCAACTCGATGAAGCTAAGACAGTGGCATTGCCAAAACTTGTGGTGCAATACGCTGTGACTGATAGCACGACACTTGCGTTAAGTGGCCGACGTGGTTACAACGCCGGTGGTGGAGCAATGGCATTAACTTCAGCAGGTGGCGATTATTATTACTATGATGATGAGTCTGTTGATACCTATGAAATGAGCTCTCGAAGTCGTTTTGATGGCGGCAACGTTAACTTGAATGCCAACCTGTTTTATAACGATTATGACGGCTACCAAGCGTCTAATAGTTTACGTAGGATCACCAATATTGATAAAGCGGTAACCTATGGCTTAGAGCTTGAATTTACCAGTATGTTGGGTGAAAACTGGCAACTGTTTTCAGGGTTAGGTCTGCTTAAAAGTGAAATTAAAGCGGCAGACCCGAGCTACGGCGATATTGTTGGTAATGAACTTAATGCTGCGCCGAACGTTACTGCTAATCTTGGCATTAAATACTGGCTGTCTGATGAGCTGACATTTGGGTTATCAGGAAATTACGTTGATGAGTATTTTGCTGATATTGCCAATACTGAAGAGCGCGTGGCTGGCGATTACATCTTAAGTCGCTTTAATGTTGACTATCAAAATGATAACTGGCGTATCAGTGCCTTTGTGAACAACTTATTTGATGAGCAAGCGCTGACAGTGAATGAGCCGCCAGGACGGGGTTATGAACATGGTTATGCTGCGGTTGTTGACCCTAGAAATGTCGGTGTATCGGTTGCTTATACATTCTAG
- a CDS encoding TonB-dependent receptor plug domain-containing protein translates to MNRLFFAGVQLAILCFFFGHSAFANTDIERIQVTASKNLTKNQSSFDNHNIIDIEAIDFPIQKVSDALLYTPGVTLNGQGGLWQSYNIRGLSRWRIKSLIDGININTDRRAGNSLSFIDPNLLSSIDVISGPSSIYYGSGAIGGVINSNLKRSNTGYLNAGYQSFGNENSIALTAPINNDLYTGFAYREAENDNNQQQQPLLSKFEQYSGFISYHTDISEDLQLETSLIGSYGDDIGKTNNQYPESRVSLYPFEKHLLGKVTVSALENWALGGYFHHQDWQSDTLRVEKRRNINDYGSFDWGLYAQQHWRLNLINGRIGIDSDNRSNVEITEQQYTTSDELQWSKTILEGDEYRGAIYADANVTLAKINVTTGARIEYIEQTNQVSISDQFATGFVKLSTALNDSSDIVLDLGTGFRFPTLTERFFNGSTARAQFIGNEELKPEESQNVLISYQLSSELLTFNLNGFYNHIDNYIEKVALDPNTLTYRNETNAEIYGGEIELNSQITDHFSINWIYQYTVGQNADGLPLADIPPAESRLLLTWAEDDWQVATFYRYRTSFSEPASGEQPLESAHIVDLSGHYWISDSFKLTASISNISSEEYLATSDDMANIMPGRNWSLSGSWLFN, encoded by the coding sequence ATGAATCGTTTATTTTTTGCTGGGGTGCAGTTAGCCATTTTATGTTTTTTTTTCGGGCACTCAGCCTTTGCTAATACTGATATTGAACGCATTCAGGTTACGGCCAGCAAAAATCTTACTAAAAATCAGTCTAGCTTTGACAATCATAACATTATCGACATAGAGGCAATCGACTTTCCAATACAAAAAGTTTCTGACGCACTACTCTATACCCCAGGGGTGACACTTAATGGGCAAGGAGGGTTGTGGCAGTCTTACAATATACGTGGTCTATCTCGCTGGAGAATAAAATCGCTCATTGACGGTATTAATATCAACACAGATAGGAGAGCTGGTAACTCGCTTTCTTTTATCGATCCCAATCTACTCAGTAGCATAGACGTCATTAGCGGCCCAAGCTCTATTTATTATGGTTCAGGTGCAATTGGTGGTGTTATAAATTCAAACCTGAAGCGAAGTAATACAGGTTACTTAAATGCTGGCTACCAGTCCTTTGGCAATGAAAATAGTATTGCTTTAACAGCACCGATTAACAATGATCTCTATACAGGGTTTGCTTATAGGGAAGCTGAAAATGACAATAACCAACAGCAACAGCCATTGCTATCCAAGTTTGAACAATATTCCGGATTTATCAGTTATCACACTGATATATCGGAAGACTTGCAACTGGAAACATCTTTAATTGGCTCTTACGGCGATGATATTGGCAAGACCAATAATCAGTATCCTGAGAGTCGGGTTAGTCTCTACCCTTTTGAAAAACACCTACTCGGTAAAGTGACAGTCTCAGCATTAGAAAACTGGGCATTAGGCGGTTATTTTCATCACCAAGATTGGCAATCAGACACTCTAAGAGTTGAAAAAAGAAGAAATATTAATGATTATGGTAGTTTTGATTGGGGACTGTATGCTCAACAACATTGGCGACTGAACTTGATCAATGGTCGCATTGGCATAGACAGTGATAATCGCTCAAATGTCGAGATTACAGAACAGCAATATACCACGTCAGATGAACTTCAATGGAGCAAAACTATCTTAGAGGGTGATGAGTATCGTGGTGCGATATACGCTGATGCGAACGTAACCCTTGCCAAAATAAACGTCACTACTGGAGCCCGAATCGAATACATTGAGCAGACCAATCAAGTCAGCATATCCGATCAGTTTGCCACCGGCTTTGTAAAGTTATCAACCGCACTCAATGACAGTTCAGACATAGTGTTAGATTTAGGCACAGGGTTTCGTTTTCCCACCTTAACAGAACGGTTCTTTAATGGTTCAACCGCAAGAGCACAGTTCATAGGTAACGAAGAACTGAAACCAGAAGAGAGCCAAAATGTACTGATTTCATATCAATTATCGAGCGAGTTACTTACTTTTAACCTCAATGGATTCTATAACCACATTGATAACTACATAGAGAAAGTTGCACTAGATCCCAATACTTTAACCTACCGAAATGAAACTAACGCAGAAATATATGGTGGTGAAATAGAGCTGAACAGCCAGATAACGGATCACTTCTCCATCAATTGGATCTATCAATATACCGTTGGTCAAAATGCAGATGGCCTCCCCTTAGCTGACATTCCCCCAGCAGAAAGTCGGCTACTGCTAACTTGGGCAGAGGATGATTGGCAAGTTGCTACATTCTACCGCTATAGAACCAGTTTTAGTGAGCCCGCCTCGGGAGAACAACCACTTGAGTCCGCACATATTGTTGATCTAAGTGGTCACTATTGGATTTCAGACTCTTTTAAATTAACCGCTAGCATCAGTAATATTTCCTCCGAAGAATATTTAGCAACTTCTGATGATATGGCAAACATTATGCCTGGGCGGAATTGGAGTTTAAGTGGAAGCTGGCTATTTAATTAG
- a CDS encoding Calx-beta domain-containing protein produces the protein MKNRLSIMSLVSLGALSFTAQAVNQSLYAKGTETNVTTSSKVAVSQNIRDIASPIRVVTKQRKLKLEQSGEKIPGVDINKQVRNIFPFASSLRTQDKVKDPSIQSILRPNLYSLAMPTTGVSFDGINNILGVAPPDTNGDVGPNHYVQAVNITMAIFDKEGSTLVAPFAINDLWDGFGGKCETNNDGDPIVLYDNMADRWLISQFALDGTDNHECIAISTTGDPTGSYYLYDFAYGELMNDYPHFGVWHDGYYMGVNQFDPTNNYSYAGGGVVAYERDKMLVGAEAKQIIFSMQGNTPDVFTPMPLDIDGPTSPNTNLNQTIMWADGSGESKLHFAEFDVDWETPENSNIIHKTSLDVAEWNAPDNAMQPNGIELDGMPIRSMFRAAYRNLGNRSSIVFTHNVAAADNSTPALRWYEIDLNETSGDVSVRQQGTFAPDEKARWMGSGAMDTQGNIAFGYSVSSVDKHPSVFAATRKVDDPLNELTSEIELKAGTGSQGNIYRNRWGDYSSMSIDPADECTFWFTTEYYKAEDDNTTAWSTNISSFKLPECQVGPSGEISGKVTDGDTETALANVVVTAAGRSTVTDAEGNYSFTVPVGDYTLYAYKYGWEELTTAEFTVDEDESELLDVSLTSAEMVTVSGSVMDTSGQNWPLYAKVNVEVPGDVISTFTNPETGEYSIDLVAGTAVKVAVSSNEQGYLKASENITPVNSGGSSATFAQNFNLNINPNCTADGYELNELSFFEGFEGDVFPPAGWTTTDDATSGFTWFRATTERSISGITNESVGFALADSDAAGTINLDTSLISPVFNTADYTHFDLSFTAFHYYIGGDKVAVEIKIDDGSWITLSDLNKTTSSSTSAEQYHLDLSSYVVNATSFQLRWRYYDAYYAWYTAVDNIRIGSSTCDPISGNKVTAYVNDANFATTLNNAQLMVDGQPITVSVATEEDEQLSDGLLMSFIPDSATDIKLTAPLYESKDVVVSDFSLSSPIELNAGLLEVSTDAQTDFNITVGRDEERTLAVENTGTAGATYQVLMIPGSSEPLHVGVYDASGRHFGPKNLQDMDAKKSRYAADIKATQLPGGDIIGNFDLGLLYGWGLVMDRNTGNLWVSDIDADPQLLTEYQTDGIQTGRTILTPKEQGWGADLTFNGRTNSYWQVYVGGDNCIVEISEQGGLTGEKICPEFAQSQRGLAYDPMTDTYYSGSWNDSLIHQFNTNGELLRSINVNMAIAGLAFNSANGQLYVTHNAAAATGVFDIYVLDVNTDYLDIVGGFNVEDQNGTSLRGQAGLEIDCDGNLWTVDQTQQKVLGIATQSGGVCDWKIVPGLTLKEDHEGAIEAGESNDIQLTLKASELAVGEYEATIIVMNDTPYGVTNIPLSIVVTEAVVGELGFKETAASVKNGDAVELLIARTNGDDFAASVKYELVSNSAIAGEHFDAANGLVEWADKDATDKSVLIETINLDLDQDISFTVRLSDASGATLNEAAKDTSLITITADKLGVIAVKETNVSVNEEDGSAEITLSRTDGSDREVMVNYAVSHISTNDTDLADTTGTVAWADGDIEDKTISITINDDANVEADEAFNLVISATDSTIELGATVTAVRVLNTDKVEVKAKESSGGSLGFLSLVILSLFGLSRRKFMG, from the coding sequence AGTAAAGTAGCAGTATCTCAAAATATTCGAGATATCGCTTCACCAATCAGAGTCGTAACTAAGCAGCGAAAACTTAAGCTCGAGCAAAGTGGAGAGAAAATTCCTGGTGTTGATATCAATAAGCAAGTTAGAAATATCTTCCCATTTGCCAGCTCATTAAGAACTCAAGACAAAGTAAAAGATCCATCAATCCAGTCTATTTTGAGACCTAATTTATATTCTCTTGCAATGCCAACAACTGGCGTATCTTTTGATGGAATTAACAATATTCTGGGCGTTGCTCCACCAGACACTAATGGTGATGTAGGCCCTAATCATTATGTTCAAGCAGTAAACATAACCATGGCTATCTTCGATAAGGAAGGTAGTACCTTAGTGGCACCATTTGCCATCAACGACCTTTGGGATGGTTTTGGCGGTAAATGTGAAACGAATAATGATGGCGATCCTATTGTATTGTACGACAACATGGCAGATCGTTGGTTAATAAGCCAGTTCGCACTTGATGGAACTGATAACCATGAGTGCATCGCAATCTCTACCACTGGCGATCCAACTGGTTCTTATTATCTTTATGATTTCGCATATGGCGAATTAATGAACGATTACCCGCATTTTGGTGTATGGCACGATGGCTATTACATGGGGGTAAACCAGTTTGACCCTACAAATAATTATTCATATGCCGGTGGCGGAGTCGTCGCCTACGAAAGAGATAAAATGCTGGTGGGTGCAGAGGCTAAGCAAATCATCTTTAGCATGCAGGGTAACACCCCTGATGTTTTTACCCCAATGCCTCTTGATATAGATGGCCCTACCTCTCCTAATACAAATTTAAACCAAACTATTATGTGGGCTGATGGCTCAGGTGAAAGCAAATTGCACTTTGCAGAGTTTGACGTTGATTGGGAAACACCTGAAAACTCAAACATAATCCATAAAACCTCTCTTGATGTTGCCGAATGGAATGCACCAGATAATGCAATGCAACCTAATGGTATTGAACTTGACGGCATGCCAATCCGCTCAATGTTTAGAGCTGCCTATCGAAATTTGGGCAATCGTAGCTCGATTGTTTTTACCCATAATGTTGCAGCTGCAGATAATTCAACGCCTGCTTTACGCTGGTATGAAATTGACTTAAATGAAACCTCCGGCGATGTGAGTGTTCGCCAACAAGGCACATTTGCTCCTGATGAAAAAGCACGCTGGATGGGTAGTGGTGCAATGGACACCCAAGGTAATATCGCTTTCGGCTACTCTGTTTCTAGTGTTGACAAGCACCCTTCTGTTTTTGCTGCGACCCGTAAAGTTGATGATCCTTTAAACGAACTAACCAGTGAAATTGAACTCAAAGCGGGTACAGGCTCTCAAGGTAATATCTATCGAAATCGCTGGGGTGATTACTCCAGTATGAGCATTGATCCGGCAGATGAATGTACATTCTGGTTCACAACAGAGTATTACAAAGCGGAAGATGACAATACCACAGCATGGTCGACTAACATCTCTAGCTTTAAACTACCCGAGTGCCAGGTTGGCCCATCCGGAGAGATTAGTGGAAAGGTAACTGATGGAGATACTGAGACAGCGCTTGCCAATGTCGTAGTCACTGCTGCAGGACGCTCAACGGTAACGGATGCAGAGGGGAATTACTCTTTTACTGTTCCTGTTGGTGATTATACGCTTTATGCATACAAGTATGGTTGGGAAGAACTCACAACAGCAGAATTTACAGTAGACGAAGATGAATCAGAGCTATTAGATGTTAGCCTTACCAGCGCAGAAATGGTTACCGTTTCAGGCTCAGTGATGGATACTTCAGGTCAAAACTGGCCTTTATATGCCAAAGTTAATGTCGAAGTACCGGGTGATGTGATTTCAACATTTACCAATCCAGAAACTGGCGAATATAGCATAGATCTTGTAGCAGGGACGGCCGTGAAAGTTGCGGTATCAAGTAACGAGCAAGGCTACCTAAAAGCATCTGAAAATATCACTCCCGTCAACAGCGGTGGTTCATCGGCAACTTTTGCTCAAAATTTCAACCTCAATATAAATCCTAACTGTACAGCTGATGGCTACGAGCTAAATGAGCTCAGCTTCTTTGAAGGCTTTGAAGGGGATGTATTCCCTCCAGCAGGCTGGACAACAACAGATGATGCTACAAGTGGTTTTACATGGTTCAGAGCAACAACGGAACGCTCGATTTCAGGGATCACTAATGAATCTGTAGGTTTTGCTCTAGCTGATTCAGATGCAGCTGGAACAATAAACTTAGATACTTCGTTAATATCACCTGTCTTTAATACTGCTGACTACACTCATTTCGATTTAAGTTTTACAGCTTTCCACTATTATATAGGCGGAGATAAAGTAGCTGTAGAAATAAAAATTGACGACGGCAGCTGGATAACTTTAAGCGACTTAAACAAAACAACCAGTAGTTCTACTTCAGCAGAACAATATCATTTAGATCTAAGCAGCTATGTTGTTAATGCAACTAGCTTCCAGCTCCGCTGGAGATATTATGATGCCTACTATGCATGGTACACCGCCGTTGATAATATCAGAATCGGTTCATCGACTTGTGATCCAATCTCTGGAAACAAGGTCACAGCATATGTAAATGACGCAAACTTTGCTACGACGCTAAACAATGCGCAACTCATGGTTGATGGCCAGCCTATTACAGTGTCTGTAGCGACAGAAGAGGACGAACAACTTAGCGATGGCCTGCTAATGTCATTTATTCCTGATTCAGCTACCGATATTAAATTGACTGCACCCCTCTATGAAAGCAAAGATGTTGTTGTTTCAGACTTTAGCTTAAGCTCACCAATTGAACTGAATGCAGGCTTACTAGAGGTGTCAACCGACGCTCAAACTGATTTCAACATTACCGTAGGCCGTGATGAAGAGCGAACACTAGCGGTTGAAAATACAGGCACAGCAGGTGCTACTTATCAGGTACTAATGATCCCTGGTAGCAGTGAGCCACTGCATGTTGGTGTTTATGATGCTTCAGGACGCCATTTTGGTCCCAAAAATCTACAAGATATGGATGCTAAAAAATCTCGTTATGCAGCTGATATTAAAGCAACACAGCTACCTGGCGGCGATATAATTGGTAATTTCGATTTAGGTTTACTCTATGGCTGGGGTCTAGTAATGGACCGCAATACAGGTAACCTGTGGGTCAGTGATATAGATGCAGATCCACAATTACTCACTGAATATCAGACAGACGGGATCCAAACTGGGCGCACAATACTGACCCCTAAAGAGCAAGGATGGGGAGCAGATTTAACATTTAACGGCAGAACCAATAGTTATTGGCAAGTCTATGTCGGTGGGGATAACTGTATCGTCGAGATCAGTGAGCAAGGTGGGCTTACTGGCGAAAAGATATGCCCGGAGTTTGCCCAGTCACAGCGTGGACTAGCCTATGATCCAATGACAGACACCTATTACTCTGGCAGCTGGAACGACTCACTAATACATCAGTTCAATACTAACGGTGAGCTGCTCCGCTCTATAAATGTCAATATGGCTATCGCTGGATTAGCATTTAACTCCGCTAATGGTCAACTATATGTCACTCATAACGCTGCCGCTGCAACAGGTGTTTTTGACATATATGTGCTCGATGTAAATACCGATTACCTCGATATTGTAGGTGGTTTTAATGTTGAAGATCAAAATGGAACCTCACTTAGAGGTCAAGCAGGTCTAGAAATAGACTGTGATGGCAACCTGTGGACTGTAGATCAAACTCAACAAAAAGTGCTTGGTATTGCAACTCAATCTGGAGGCGTATGTGACTGGAAGATAGTTCCTGGACTTACGTTAAAAGAAGATCATGAAGGGGCTATTGAAGCTGGTGAAAGTAACGACATACAGCTCACACTAAAAGCTTCAGAGCTTGCAGTCGGCGAATATGAAGCAACCATTATTGTTATGAATGACACCCCTTATGGTGTAACAAACATTCCTCTATCAATTGTGGTAACTGAAGCAGTTGTGGGTGAACTCGGCTTCAAAGAAACCGCAGCTTCAGTGAAAAATGGTGATGCTGTTGAGTTACTCATTGCTCGTACTAACGGCGATGATTTTGCTGCTTCTGTAAAATACGAGTTAGTCTCAAACTCAGCTATTGCGGGCGAACATTTCGATGCTGCAAACGGATTAGTTGAGTGGGCAGACAAAGACGCCACTGATAAATCCGTACTAATTGAAACGATTAACCTCGATCTTGATCAAGATATATCATTCACAGTACGCCTATCTGACGCTTCTGGAGCAACGCTTAACGAGGCTGCGAAAGATACATCTCTTATAACGATTACTGCAGATAAACTAGGCGTAATTGCGGTAAAAGAGACCAACGTATCTGTCAATGAAGAGGATGGTTCTGCTGAAATTACCCTTAGCAGAACTGATGGCTCAGATCGTGAAGTTATGGTCAATTATGCCGTTAGTCATATCTCAACAAATGATACAGATCTGGCTGACACTACGGGTACAGTGGCTTGGGCTGATGGTGATATAGAAGACAAGACAATATCTATCACTATCAATGACGATGCTAATGTCGAAGCCGATGAAGCATTTAACCTTGTCATTTCGGCAACAGATAGCACCATTGAGCTTGGCGCTACAGTAACAGCCGTGCGAGTGTTGAATACAGACAAAGTAGAAGTTAAAGCGAAAGAAAGTAGCGGTGGCTCTCTGGGCTTCTTATCGCTAGTAATATTGAGCTTATTCGGCTTAAGTCGTCGAAAGTTTATGGGCTAA